The genome window CGCCAGCTACGGCCTGGCCTCTACGATCGATCTCTCTTACATAGCCGCCCGCTCCGAGAACGAAGCGATAAACTCGTCCTTGGGGAAGATGGCCGCAATGACCTTTACCTCGTCCGAATCCTTGGTCCGGAAGTGCTCccagtcgaggaggacggaCGCGGTGCCGAGCGTAGCGGCCAGGTGCATGCCGGCGTACTGGGGACCGATGCACTTGTGAGGACCGCTGCCCCAAACGAGGTAGTTCTGGGGCATGCTCTCGGCAAGGGGCTCCGAGCCGTCCTCGTTCGGGAGCCAGCGCTCGGGCATAAACTTGTCCGGCTCGGGGAAGCAGGTCTCGTCGTGCAGCGAGTTCCAGAAGGCAGGGATGATCATCGAGCCCTTGGGCACCGTGTAGTCCTCGGTGATGGGGAAGTTGCGGGTGGTGAGGTACGGCACCATGATGACGGGCGGGCGGTAGCGGAGaacctccttgacgacaGCGCGGGTGTAgaccatgtcctcgacgaggtcgagagTGAGgggcgcgtcgaggtcgccgccgcgcacaGACATCTGCTCCTCGCGGATCTTCTCAAGAACCTCGGGGTGGTCGGCAGTGAGCTGGAAAGCGTAGACGAGGGCGCTGGACATGGCATCCTGCGACGCAAAGAGGAACGAGAGCACAACCATGGCAATCTCGTTGTCAGAGTACTCGCGCGagaggagcttggcctcctccgaGTTGCCGTTCTTGGACAGGATCATGGCACGGGTCCactcgtcgagcaggcACTCGGGCTCGTTCTGCATGTCGGCCATGCGGACCTTGGACTGCGCTGCCGAGCTCTCGAGGTACTTCATGACGACCTTGCGCGCATTGATCGCGTTGTAGACCTTGGTGCCGGGGATGGCAAAGGGGAagttgacgagctcgagcgagGTGGTAATGTCCCAG of Cutaneotrichosporon cavernicola HIS019 DNA, chromosome: 4 contains these proteins:
- the ERG5 gene encoding uncharacterized protein (Cytochrome P450), giving the protein MSSQAIPRATSLADKTWGLESLTQARFSFDTKTTAATILTVVISLLILEQIVYRTKKAHLPGDKWTIPVIGKFSDSLNPTLENYKRQWYSGPLSCVSVFNIFIVIGSSNKMARKILNSPNHAEPCLVASAKKVLDPNNWVFLHGKVHADYRKALNVLFTQKALSIYLPIQERIYRNFFKEWAAHKGARPMMMPMRDLNMETSLSVFVGDYITPTDKKLVNKLYWDITTSLELVNFPFAIPGTKVYNAINARKVVMKYLESSAAQSKVRMADMQNEPECLLDEWTRAMILSKNGNSEEAKLLSREYSDNEIAMVVLSFLFASQDAMSSALVYAFQLTADHPEVLEKIREEQMSVRGGDLDAPLTLDLVEDMVYTRAVVKEVLRYRPPVIMVPYLTTRNFPITEDYTVPKGSMIIPAFWNSLHDETCFPEPDKFMPERWLPNEDGSEPLAESMPQNYLVWGSGPHKCIGPQYAGMHLAATLGTASVLLDWEHFRTKDSDEVKVIAAIFPKDEFIASFSERAAM